In the Arachis ipaensis cultivar K30076 chromosome B10, Araip1.1, whole genome shotgun sequence genome, one interval contains:
- the LOC107621336 gene encoding proline-rich protein 12-like, producing MRKKTIPKRPPCEKIYKLPTKPSTRSQDRTFTPSPSPPTSPPRCDPMAWTKNTPRFPASAKPTPPPKVTPSKPGSSKPSSSKGKRPAAPEPPPESTQPKSRSVPSRSQRGKTRVPLTSVREPDIDPFAHKSHYMTSHSDFNPHRFKSAMNHNFYEGVIQYRTLCPSFLADLPDLKKKVKQNKGPTRSERVVLDDEDEDFVPEDSPAPSTEGTSISTGKKSTLLNVVKDVAQEFVSQSNHLIELSKERRKLASKHENFLKKSRDRVAVLITFIDNLQNDEDITTDAEEEALIDSVE from the exons atgaggaagaaaaccattccTAAAAGGCCTCCTTGTGAAAAGATTTACAAGCTACCCACAAAGCCTTCCACTCGTTCTCAAGACCGGACCTTTaccccttctccttctcctcctacctctcctcctcgcTGTGACCCCATGGCTTGGACCAAGAACACTCCAAGGTTCCCTGCCTCTGCCAAGCCAACGCCACCACCGAAAGTCACACCATCCAAACCAGGTTCATCGAAACCGAGTTCATCCAAAGGGAAGCGTCCTGCAGCACCAGAACCTCCACCCGAGTCCACACAACCAAAGTCTAGGTCTGTTCCATCACGTTCTCAAAGAGGTAAAACTCGAGTTCCTCTCACATCtgttagagaaccagacattgatccttttgctcacAAATCACACTATATGACATCTCACTCAGACTTTAACCCCCATCgtttcaaatctgccatgaaccACAATTTCTATGAGGGAGTCATTCAGTATCGTACTCTATGTCCATCTTTTCTGGCTGATTTAcctgatttgaaaaagaaag tgaaacagaaCAAAGGACCCACTAGATCTGAAAGAGTCGtcctagatgatgaagatgaggaCTTTGTCCCTGAGGATTCTCCTGCTCCTTCTACCGAGGGTACTTCCATTTCCACTGGGAAGAAATCCACTTTGCTGAATGTGGTCAAGGATGTTGCTCAAGAGTTTGTCTCCCAATCGAATCACTTGATTGAATTGAGCAAAGAGCGAAGGAAGCTGGCGAGCAAACATGAGAACTTCCTGAAGAAATCAAGAGATAGAGTGGCTGTGCTCATTACCttcattgataaccttcaaaatgatgaagacattACCactgatgctgaagaggaagct TTGATTGATTCAGTTGAATGA